In a genomic window of Bradyrhizobium sp. LLZ17:
- a CDS encoding calcium:proton antiporter, which translates to MSAHGPMPRSSWIFPALAVLLFLIVTVTGYGFTLSVGGGAFAIVLLVILFGTVFAAVHHSEVIAERIGEPFGTLLLTLSVTIIEVALITTIMLGDKPAPELARDTVFAVVMIVCNGLVGLCVFIGGLRYREQGFQVSGANVYLSGLIALATITLIMPNYTLTTPGPFYSTLQLGFVDVVTIVLYGVFLYTQTVLHKDYFVHGKGEGGGAEAHLSGKMLALSVALLLISLLAVVLLAKKFSLVVDAVADRIGAPPAFAGLLVALLILMPEGVSAIAAARKNDLQKSINLALGSSLATIGLTIPAVGIATYALNQQLVLGLNPANTALLFLTFLLSMLTFGTGRTNVLFGLVHMVVFAVYVFMVFVP; encoded by the coding sequence ATGAGCGCACACGGACCGATGCCGCGGTCGTCCTGGATCTTCCCCGCGCTGGCGGTGCTGCTGTTCCTGATCGTCACCGTAACCGGCTATGGCTTTACCCTGTCGGTCGGCGGGGGCGCTTTTGCGATCGTCCTTCTGGTGATCCTGTTCGGCACCGTGTTCGCGGCCGTGCACCATTCCGAGGTGATCGCGGAGCGGATCGGCGAACCCTTCGGCACGCTGCTGCTCACGCTGTCGGTCACCATCATCGAGGTCGCGCTGATCACCACGATCATGCTGGGCGACAAGCCGGCGCCCGAGCTCGCACGCGACACCGTGTTCGCAGTCGTCATGATCGTCTGCAACGGCCTGGTCGGCCTCTGCGTGTTCATCGGCGGCCTGCGCTACCGCGAGCAGGGTTTTCAGGTCTCGGGCGCCAACGTCTATCTCAGTGGGCTGATCGCGCTGGCGACCATCACATTGATCATGCCCAACTACACTCTGACGACGCCGGGCCCTTTCTATTCGACGCTTCAGCTCGGCTTTGTCGATGTCGTCACGATCGTGCTGTATGGCGTTTTTCTCTATACCCAGACCGTGCTGCACAAGGACTACTTCGTTCATGGAAAAGGCGAGGGCGGGGGTGCAGAGGCGCACCTGTCGGGCAAAATGCTTGCGCTCAGCGTCGCGCTGCTGCTGATCTCGCTACTGGCCGTCGTTCTGCTTGCCAAGAAGTTCTCGCTGGTCGTCGACGCGGTCGCCGACAGGATCGGCGCTCCGCCGGCGTTTGCTGGCCTTTTGGTCGCGCTTCTGATCCTGATGCCGGAAGGCGTTTCCGCGATCGCGGCGGCTCGCAAGAACGACCTTCAGAAAAGCATCAATCTGGCGCTCGGCTCCTCGCTTGCGACCATCGGCCTGACCATCCCGGCGGTGGGGATCGCCACCTACGCGCTCAACCAGCAACTCGTCCTGGGCTTGAACCCGGCGAACACGGCACTGCTATTCCTGACATTCTTGCTGAGCATGCTGACCTTCGGCACCGGCCGGACAAACGTGCTGTTCGGACTGGTGCATATGGTGGTATTTGCCGTCTACGTGTTCATGGTGTTCGTGCCCTAG
- a CDS encoding cupin domain-containing protein, which translates to MLAARSEVQIDNEEVRVTEWRLAPGSATGHHTHGMDYVIVPVVAGEMTIVAPGGERSKAQLAAGKSYFRKAGVQHDVLNETSTEIVFLEIELKL; encoded by the coding sequence ATGCTTGCCGCCAGGTCCGAGGTTCAGATCGACAATGAGGAGGTCCGGGTCACCGAATGGCGGCTCGCCCCGGGCAGCGCGACCGGGCACCACACCCATGGCATGGACTATGTGATCGTTCCCGTCGTCGCCGGTGAAATGACCATCGTGGCCCCGGGCGGGGAGCGTTCCAAGGCGCAGCTTGCGGCCGGAAAGTCCTACTTTCGCAAAGCCGGCGTCCAACATGATGTGCTTAACGAAACCTCAACCGAGATCGTGTTCCTTGAGATCGAGCTGAAGCTTTAG
- a CDS encoding tetratricopeptide repeat protein has product MADPFPEPGFLRLRQIWRQPLALTLVGIALCGCSFDLGSLTPEKDKPQEAPKAAAAAPDSAVSAANITEAQSHTVKAQALAKSGETAAALDEFNRAVALDPYNAQALYGRALLYQSNNEHDFAIADFGAASGLNPQKAEPLLGRAISYLAIGKIKEAAADLDEASEVDPQNAQVWTARGQAYERLGEKTKAAASYAKAVSLRPRDEAARSGLARVGG; this is encoded by the coding sequence ATGGCCGACCCTTTCCCCGAGCCCGGCTTTCTGCGGCTCCGCCAGATCTGGCGTCAGCCGCTCGCGCTGACCTTGGTGGGAATCGCCCTGTGCGGCTGCTCCTTCGATTTGGGCTCGCTGACGCCCGAGAAGGACAAGCCGCAGGAGGCACCGAAAGCGGCAGCTGCCGCCCCGGATAGCGCAGTCAGCGCTGCCAACATCACCGAAGCCCAGAGCCACACGGTCAAAGCCCAGGCCTTGGCGAAATCGGGAGAGACGGCGGCAGCGCTGGACGAGTTCAATCGCGCGGTCGCGCTCGATCCCTACAACGCACAGGCGCTTTACGGCCGCGCCCTCCTCTACCAGAGCAACAACGAGCACGATTTCGCGATCGCCGATTTCGGTGCCGCAAGCGGGCTCAATCCGCAGAAGGCCGAACCGCTGCTCGGCCGCGCGATCAGCTATCTCGCCATCGGCAAGATCAAGGAGGCAGCGGCCGATCTCGACGAGGCCTCCGAAGTCGACCCGCAGAACGCCCAGGTCTGGACGGCGCGGGGGCAGGCCTATGAGCGGCTGGGCGAGAAAACCAAGGCGGCGGCGTCCTACGCCAAGGCAGTCTCGCTCCGCCCGCGCGACGAGGCCGCCCGCAGCGGTCTCGCCCGCGTCGGCGGCTGA
- the rpsU gene encoding 30S ribosomal protein S21, with amino-acid sequence MQVLVRDNNVDQALKALKKKMQREGIFREMKLRGHYEKPSEKKAREKAEAVRRARKLARKKLQREGLLPMKPKPVFGAGPGGDRGGRGGPGAGAAAGPRGPR; translated from the coding sequence GTGCAGGTTCTCGTTCGCGATAACAATGTCGACCAAGCTCTCAAGGCGCTGAAGAAGAAGATGCAGCGCGAGGGTATTTTCCGCGAGATGAAGCTGCGCGGCCATTACGAAAAGCCCTCCGAGAAGAAGGCCCGCGAAAAGGCCGAAGCCGTGCGCCGCGCGCGCAAGCTGGCCCGCAAGAAGCTCCAGCGCGAAGGCCTGTTGCCGATGAAGCCGAAGCCGGTGTTCGGCGCCGGCCCTGGCGGTGATCGTGGCGGTCGTGGCGGCCCGGGTGCGGGCGCTGCTGCAGGTCCGCGCGGACCGCGTTGA
- the aqpZ gene encoding aquaporin Z has translation MDMRKYAAEAIGTFWLTFAGCGSAVIAAGFPQVGIGLVGVSLAFGLSVVTMAYAIGHISGCHLNPAVTVGLAAGGRFPAGQILPYVIAQVCGAIVAAELLYMIASGAPGFDVTKGFASNGYDAHSPGQYSMVVCFVTEVVMTMMFLFVIMGATHGRAPAGFAPLAIGLALVMIHLVSIPVTNTSVNPARSTGPALFVGGWALAQLWLFWVAPLIGGALGGVIYRWLSEEPTGVVAGVKTA, from the coding sequence ATGGACATGAGAAAATACGCCGCGGAGGCCATCGGCACGTTCTGGCTCACATTCGCAGGCTGCGGTAGCGCGGTGATCGCGGCGGGCTTTCCGCAAGTCGGGATCGGCCTGGTCGGCGTCTCCCTGGCGTTCGGCTTAAGCGTGGTCACCATGGCTTACGCGATCGGGCACATCTCCGGCTGTCATCTCAATCCGGCCGTCACGGTCGGGCTTGCTGCCGGCGGGCGCTTTCCCGCAGGCCAGATCCTGCCTTACGTGATCGCACAGGTCTGCGGTGCGATCGTCGCCGCCGAATTGCTCTATATGATCGCCAGCGGCGCTCCCGGCTTCGACGTCACCAAGGGCTTTGCCTCCAACGGCTATGATGCGCATTCGCCCGGCCAATACAGCATGGTCGTGTGCTTCGTCACCGAAGTGGTGATGACCATGATGTTCCTGTTCGTCATCATGGGCGCGACCCACGGCCGCGCGCCTGCGGGATTTGCCCCGCTCGCGATCGGGCTCGCGCTGGTGATGATCCATCTCGTCAGCATCCCCGTCACCAACACGTCGGTGAATCCGGCGCGCAGCACCGGACCGGCGCTGTTCGTCGGCGGCTGGGCACTGGCGCAGCTCTGGCTGTTCTGGGTCGCGCCCCTGATCGGTGGCGCGCTGGGCGGCGTGATCTATCGCTGGCTCAGCGAGGAGCCCACGGGCGTCGTCGCGGGCGTGAAGACGGCATGA
- a CDS encoding 5-(carboxyamino)imidazole ribonucleotide synthase translates to MDSRQVKLKPGDTIGILGGGQLGRMLAMAAARLGLRCQVFSPDPDSPAFDVVLNATCAEYADVEALELFANDVDVITYEFENVPAAAAMVLDARRPVLPNRKILETTQDRLAEKDFVTRLGIGTAAYADVTSVASLREAIARIGLPAVLKTRRFGYDGKGQAIIREGDDIAKVWTSLATKLAILEAFVPFEREISVIAARSAAGQVECFDVTENEHRDHILKISRAPAPISNVLAEEARSIAGKIATALDYVGVLAVEMFVLANGTGPKVLVNEIAPRVHNSGHWTLDGASVSQFEQHIRAIAGWPLGKPVRHGEIVTMTNLIGDEINDYETWLSVPGATVHIYGKGAPRPGRKMGHVTEVMPSKGK, encoded by the coding sequence CTGGACTCAAGGCAGGTGAAGCTGAAGCCCGGCGACACCATCGGAATCCTCGGCGGCGGGCAACTGGGCCGGATGCTGGCGATGGCGGCGGCCCGACTCGGCCTGCGCTGCCAGGTGTTCTCGCCCGATCCGGATTCGCCGGCCTTCGATGTCGTGCTGAACGCGACCTGCGCGGAATACGCCGATGTCGAGGCATTGGAGCTGTTCGCCAACGACGTCGACGTCATCACCTACGAATTCGAGAACGTGCCGGCGGCCGCCGCCATGGTGCTGGACGCACGCCGCCCGGTGCTGCCCAACCGCAAGATCCTCGAGACCACGCAGGACCGGCTCGCCGAAAAGGATTTTGTGACGCGGCTCGGGATCGGCACCGCCGCTTATGCCGACGTCACCTCAGTCGCATCGTTGCGCGAGGCGATCGCAAGGATTGGCCTTCCGGCGGTGCTGAAAACCCGCCGTTTTGGCTATGACGGCAAAGGCCAAGCCATCATCCGCGAGGGCGACGACATCGCGAAGGTGTGGACCAGCCTCGCCACCAAACTAGCGATCCTGGAAGCCTTCGTGCCGTTCGAGCGCGAGATCTCCGTGATCGCCGCACGCTCGGCCGCGGGCCAGGTCGAGTGTTTCGACGTCACCGAGAACGAGCATCGCGACCACATCCTGAAGATATCCCGTGCGCCCGCGCCGATTTCGAACGTGTTGGCCGAAGAGGCGCGCAGCATCGCCGGCAAGATCGCAACCGCGCTCGACTATGTCGGCGTGCTGGCCGTCGAGATGTTCGTGCTCGCCAACGGCACCGGACCGAAGGTGCTGGTCAACGAAATCGCCCCGCGCGTGCACAATTCCGGTCACTGGACACTCGACGGCGCGTCCGTGTCGCAGTTCGAGCAGCATATCCGCGCCATTGCCGGCTGGCCGCTCGGCAAGCCGGTGCGCCACGGCGAGATCGTCACCATGACCAATCTGATCGGCGACGAGATCAACGATTACGAGACATGGCTGAGCGTGCCGGGCGCGACCGTGCACATCTACGGCAAGGGAGCACCGCGCCCCGGCCGCAAGATGGGCCATGTCACCGAAGTCATGCCTTCGAAAGGCAAGTGA
- the purE gene encoding 5-(carboxyamino)imidazole ribonucleotide mutase, with translation MTAPIAIIMGSQSDWETMRHAADTLAALGVACESRIVSAHRTPDRLFTFAKGAKAAGFKVVIAGAGGAAHLPGMAAALTELPVFGVPIESRTLKGIDLLYSIVQMPAGIPVGTLAIGKAGAINAALLAAAVLALSDPALSDRLAAWRKAQTEAIAERPEDKA, from the coding sequence ATGACCGCGCCGATCGCCATCATCATGGGAAGCCAGTCGGACTGGGAGACCATGCGGCATGCCGCCGACACACTTGCAGCGCTCGGTGTCGCCTGCGAGAGCCGCATCGTCTCGGCCCACCGGACCCCGGACCGGCTGTTTACCTTCGCCAAGGGCGCCAAGGCCGCCGGTTTCAAGGTCGTTATTGCCGGCGCGGGCGGCGCTGCGCATCTGCCCGGCATGGCCGCGGCACTGACGGAACTGCCGGTGTTCGGTGTGCCGATCGAATCCAGGACGCTCAAGGGCATTGATCTGCTCTATTCGATTGTCCAGATGCCCGCCGGCATCCCGGTCGGCACCCTGGCGATCGGCAAGGCCGGTGCGATCAACGCCGCGCTGCTTGCGGCAGCCGTGCTGGCGCTGTCCGATCCGGCCCTGTCCGACCGCCTCGCCGCCTGGCGCAAGGCACAGACCGAGGCGATCGCCGAACGCCCGGAGGACAAGGCGTGA
- a CDS encoding GGDEF domain-containing protein: protein MKKPTRATAAKAKKGRKTSGSRAKAVPKRAVPAPRRALADDGATDINKAAIRALRTKLRGALRCIAELEAAADTDFLLDIPNRRGFERELSRAIAYMKRYRASGALIVLDVDRLKPINDSFGHGAGDEVLKAIAATLTRQIRASDMVGRLGGDEFALLLWNLSETDAKAKAVILEQAVDELSFVFRGQHVTAGASAGVALLGAHSDAARALEEADAAMYVRKAQRRHEPRIRLVSS from the coding sequence ATGAAGAAACCAACAAGGGCGACAGCTGCGAAGGCCAAAAAGGGCCGGAAAACCAGCGGGAGCCGAGCCAAAGCTGTCCCAAAGCGTGCCGTGCCGGCACCTCGCCGCGCGCTCGCAGATGACGGCGCCACGGACATCAACAAGGCGGCCATCCGCGCCCTGCGGACCAAGCTGAGAGGGGCGCTGCGGTGCATCGCGGAACTCGAAGCCGCCGCCGACACCGACTTCCTGCTCGACATTCCGAACCGGCGCGGTTTCGAGCGCGAGCTCAGCCGAGCCATCGCCTATATGAAGCGCTATCGCGCCAGCGGCGCGCTGATCGTGCTCGACGTCGACCGGCTGAAGCCGATCAACGATTCGTTCGGCCATGGCGCGGGGGATGAGGTGCTGAAGGCGATCGCCGCCACGCTGACGCGGCAAATCCGCGCCTCCGACATGGTCGGCCGTCTCGGCGGCGACGAATTTGCGCTGCTGTTGTGGAATCTCAGCGAGACCGATGCCAAGGCCAAAGCCGTGATTTTGGAGCAGGCCGTCGACGAATTGTCGTTCGTCTTTCGCGGGCAGCACGTGACGGCGGGCGCCTCCGCCGGCGTCGCGCTGCTCGGCGCGCACTCCGATGCCGCCCGCGCGCTGGAGGAGGCTGATGCTGCCATGTATGTGCGCAAAGCGCAGCGGCGGCACGAGCCGCGGATCAGGCTCGTCAGCAGCTGA
- a CDS encoding YdcH family protein codes for MTNENERELEAELARLHQEHRDLDAAIDALHQSPAPDLLRLQRLKKRKLLLRDRIAFIEDQITPDIIA; via the coding sequence ATGACCAATGAAAACGAGCGCGAGCTCGAAGCCGAACTCGCCCGGTTGCACCAGGAACACCGAGATCTCGATGCGGCGATCGATGCACTGCATCAATCGCCCGCCCCCGACCTGTTGCGGTTGCAGCGGTTGAAGAAGCGCAAGCTGTTGTTGCGGGACCGGATCGCCTTCATCGAAGACCAGATCACGCCCGACATCATCGCCTGA
- a CDS encoding YdcH family protein yields the protein MTIQAHLVELERKHKTLENELHDALVHLSTDDLQIVELKRRKLLVKDQIERLKHNETLH from the coding sequence ATGACAATTCAGGCACATCTGGTTGAATTGGAACGGAAGCACAAAACTCTCGAAAACGAATTGCACGACGCTCTCGTGCACCTTTCAACAGACGACCTGCAAATTGTTGAGTTGAAGCGCCGGAAGTTGCTGGTCAAGGACCAGATCGAGCGATTGAAGCACAACGAGACGCTTCACTAG
- a CDS encoding glycerol-3-phosphate dehydrogenase, which translates to MADYDLAIIGGGLNGASLARDAAGRGLRVILIEQGDLGGAASSATPRLIHGDLSVLERRGFWRVRRALSERRTWLRIAPHLVRPMRFVIPAHSDERPPWLLRAGLFVYDSLAKRSGLPASTTLDITHHPVGNALKRPFGIAFEYSDCVVDDSRLVVLTALDAAERGAAIRTGARCVRADRADIWRLAVIDRGHRRVITARALANATGGWTSMVADTVLRQPQPSTAAMQISQIVVPRLFETDNVYVFQHSDGQLIFASPFERDFTLIGAITRAFTGDPAIVAIPGADVTYLCEVASRYFRERVAPTDVVRTISGVNLRPPSAPRRDGTALFDARRRKTPLLTMFGGDVTTSRLRAERAVTKLTPFYPMSPPWTADAALPGGDFAWDRFENEVDLARDRWRFLSEAQAQRLVAAYGSRLPAVLGEAKSRDDLGPAFGPELTGTEVKYLMSHEWARFPDDILWRRSKLGLTMPAADRDALAAFMGDVNDPPRTG; encoded by the coding sequence ATGGCGGATTACGATCTCGCGATCATCGGTGGCGGCCTCAACGGTGCCAGCCTCGCGCGCGATGCCGCGGGCCGCGGCCTGCGGGTCATTCTGATCGAGCAGGGCGATCTCGGCGGCGCGGCGTCCTCGGCGACGCCGCGGTTGATCCACGGCGATCTGTCGGTGCTGGAGCGGCGCGGCTTCTGGCGCGTGCGCCGGGCGCTCTCGGAGCGCCGGACCTGGCTTCGGATAGCGCCGCATCTGGTGCGGCCGATGCGTTTCGTGATCCCCGCCCATTCCGACGAACGTCCGCCCTGGCTGCTGCGTGCCGGCCTGTTCGTCTATGACAGCCTCGCCAAGCGGAGCGGTCTGCCGGCTTCGACCACGCTCGACATCACGCATCATCCGGTCGGCAATGCGCTGAAGCGTCCGTTCGGCATCGCCTTCGAATATTCGGATTGCGTGGTCGACGATTCCCGCCTGGTGGTGCTCACGGCGCTGGATGCCGCTGAGCGTGGCGCCGCGATCCGGACCGGGGCACGCTGCGTCCGCGCTGACAGGGCCGACATCTGGCGGCTCGCGGTGATTGATCGCGGCCACCGCCGGGTGATCACCGCGCGCGCGCTCGCCAATGCCACAGGCGGCTGGACCTCGATGGTCGCCGACACCGTGCTGCGGCAGCCGCAGCCATCCACGGCGGCCATGCAAATCAGCCAGATCGTCGTGCCGCGGTTGTTCGAAACCGACAACGTCTATGTCTTCCAGCACAGCGACGGGCAGCTGATCTTCGCGAGCCCCTTCGAGCGCGACTTCACGCTGATCGGCGCGATCACGCGCGCCTTTACGGGCGATCCAGCGATCGTCGCGATCCCGGGAGCCGACGTCACCTATCTCTGCGAGGTGGCGAGCCGCTACTTCCGGGAGCGTGTTGCCCCGACGGACGTCGTGCGAACGATCTCTGGCGTCAATTTGAGGCCGCCATCGGCGCCGCGGCGCGACGGGACAGCCCTGTTCGACGCGCGGCGGCGCAAGACGCCGCTGCTCACGATGTTCGGCGGCGACGTCACGACATCGCGCTTGCGCGCGGAGCGGGCGGTGACGAAGCTGACGCCGTTCTATCCGATGTCGCCCCCCTGGACCGCGGACGCTGCGCTGCCCGGCGGAGATTTTGCGTGGGATCGTTTCGAGAACGAGGTCGATCTCGCCCGCGACCGCTGGCGTTTTCTCTCGGAGGCGCAGGCCCAACGGCTCGTTGCCGCCTATGGCTCGCGATTGCCGGCGGTGCTCGGTGAAGCCAAGAGCCGCGACGATCTCGGCCCGGCCTTCGGTCCCGAGCTGACTGGTACCGAGGTGAAGTATCTCATGAGCCACGAATGGGCGCGCTTCCCGGACGATATTCTCTGGCGCCGCTCCAAACTCGGCCTGACCATGCCCGCAGCGGATCGCGACGCCTTGGCCGCGTTTATGGGGGATGTGAACGATCCGCCGCGAACCGGTTGA
- a CDS encoding ABC transporter ATP-binding protein gives MAGELPRTERAVASAGGDVHPAADQPLLRIEGVAKTFGSFRAVDGVTLDIKAGEFFALLGPSGCGKTTLLRMLAGFEAPDEGRILLGGKDIAQALPHQRPINMMFQNYALFPHLSVRDNIAFGLKRAGMARADIATRVVEMVALVKLEGLEKRKPDQLSGGQRQRVALARALARRPQLLLLDEPLAALDKKLRESTQGELMELQRRLGMTFIIVTHDQEEAMTMASRIGVMNAGKLAQVASPRELYEAPRSRWIAEFVGDINLFDGEFKLRDGHRLVIATSDAGTLVAAEPREPIGEAKLSVAIRPEKVKLSRRGPVSEAGHETAINRLDGVVADICYLGGTTTYKVKLDSGGMVQAAVANTARLDVDAYSVDQHVVAWFTPDDCVVLER, from the coding sequence ATGGCTGGAGAGTTGCCCAGAACAGAGCGCGCGGTCGCTTCGGCCGGCGGAGACGTGCATCCGGCGGCCGACCAGCCGCTGTTGCGGATCGAGGGCGTGGCGAAGACGTTCGGTTCGTTCCGTGCCGTTGACGGCGTCACGCTCGACATCAAGGCGGGCGAGTTCTTCGCGCTATTGGGGCCAAGCGGCTGCGGCAAGACCACGCTGCTTCGGATGCTCGCCGGCTTCGAGGCCCCGGACGAAGGGCGCATCCTGCTCGGCGGCAAGGACATTGCCCAGGCGCTGCCGCATCAGCGCCCGATCAACATGATGTTCCAGAACTATGCGCTGTTTCCGCACCTGTCGGTGCGTGACAACATCGCCTTTGGCCTCAAGCGCGCAGGCATGGCACGCGCTGATATCGCCACCCGCGTGGTGGAGATGGTCGCGCTGGTGAAGCTCGAAGGGCTGGAGAAGCGCAAGCCCGACCAACTCTCCGGCGGCCAGCGCCAGCGCGTCGCGTTAGCCCGCGCGCTGGCGCGCCGGCCGCAATTGTTGCTGCTCGACGAGCCGCTCGCAGCACTGGACAAGAAGCTGCGCGAGAGCACGCAAGGCGAGCTGATGGAGCTGCAGCGCCGGCTTGGCATGACCTTCATCATCGTCACCCACGACCAGGAAGAGGCGATGACGATGGCAAGCCGGATCGGCGTGATGAACGCCGGCAAGCTCGCCCAGGTCGCATCCCCGCGCGAACTCTACGAGGCGCCGCGCTCACGCTGGATCGCGGAGTTCGTCGGCGACATCAATCTTTTCGACGGTGAATTCAAGCTGCGCGATGGCCATCGCCTGGTCATTGCGACAAGCGATGCCGGCACGCTGGTCGCGGCCGAGCCGCGCGAGCCGATCGGCGAGGCAAAATTGTCGGTCGCGATCCGGCCCGAGAAGGTCAAGCTGTCGCGCCGCGGCCCGGTGAGCGAGGCCGGTCATGAAACAGCGATCAACCGGTTGGACGGCGTGGTCGCGGACATCTGCTATCTCGGCGGCACCACCACCTACAAGGTGAAGCTCGATTCCGGCGGAATGGTGCAGGCCGCGGTGGCCAACACTGCGCGCCTCGATGTCGATGCCTATAGCGTTGACCAGCACGTCGTGGCCTGGTTCACGCCCGACGACTGCGTGGTGCTGGAACGATGA
- a CDS encoding ABC transporter permease, giving the protein MSTRRIFARPARFAAIAPYVWMVLFFLVPFGFVLKISLSQTAIAQPPYEPVFDLTAGWAAIKLALAALGIDNFKLLASDDIYVFAYLRSLTVAITATSLLLLIGYPIAYGMARLPRRWQAVAMVLVIVPFWTSFLIRIYAWINILQHDGLLNQVLLALHLVSQPVVWLSTDTAMYLGIVYSYLPFMILPLYATLARMEPVLEEAASDLGAPPWQVFWLVTFPLSLPGVGAGVLLCFIPIVGEFVIPDLLAGSNSLMIGQTLWLEFFTNKDWPVASAAAIVLLVVLLLPLLLYERLQRRQLEER; this is encoded by the coding sequence ATGAGCACCCGCCGCATCTTCGCCCGCCCGGCGCGTTTCGCTGCGATCGCGCCTTACGTCTGGATGGTGCTGTTCTTCCTGGTGCCGTTCGGCTTCGTGCTGAAGATCAGCCTGTCGCAGACCGCGATCGCGCAGCCGCCTTACGAGCCGGTGTTCGACCTGACGGCGGGATGGGCGGCCATCAAGCTCGCCTTGGCCGCGCTCGGGATCGACAATTTCAAGCTGCTCGCCTCCGACGACATCTATGTATTCGCCTATCTGCGCAGCCTCACCGTCGCCATCACGGCCACCTCATTGCTGCTGCTGATCGGCTACCCCATCGCTTACGGCATGGCGCGGTTGCCGCGGCGGTGGCAGGCGGTGGCGATGGTGCTGGTGATCGTGCCGTTCTGGACCTCGTTCCTGATCCGTATCTATGCCTGGATCAACATCCTCCAGCACGATGGCCTGCTCAATCAGGTCCTGCTGGCGCTGCATCTCGTCAGCCAGCCGGTGGTGTGGTTGTCCACTGACACGGCGATGTATCTCGGCATCGTCTATTCCTACCTGCCGTTCATGATCCTGCCGCTCTACGCCACGCTTGCCAGGATGGAGCCGGTGCTGGAGGAGGCGGCCTCCGATCTCGGTGCCCCGCCGTGGCAAGTGTTCTGGCTCGTGACGTTTCCGCTCTCGCTGCCGGGAGTCGGGGCCGGCGTGCTGCTGTGCTTTATCCCGATCGTCGGCGAGTTCGTTATTCCGGACCTGCTTGCCGGCTCCAACTCGCTGATGATCGGCCAGACGTTATGGCTTGAATTCTTCACCAACAAGGATTGGCCGGTCGCCTCCGCGGCGGCAATCGTGCTGCTCGTGGTGCTGCTGTTGCCGCTTCTGCTCTACGAGCGGCTGCAGCGGCGGCAGCTGGAGGAGCGGTGA